A window of Martelella mediterranea DSM 17316 contains these coding sequences:
- a CDS encoding hydroxyacid dehydrogenase, with translation MMRPRISFAMAAEKTQHVFDERLFDRLARHCEILSRTPMEDFSTVQARELLAETDILITGWGSPYVGEEVLRLAPGLRLIAHAAGTVKYTIGEAVYAAGIAVTHAAAANAVPVAEYTLAAIIFANKRVFELSDIYRHDRGRTATWALMSEPIGNYRRTVGLIGASHIGRKVAKLLEMLDVDVLLHDPYVTAEDPVAAKARLVDLDTLLRKSDTISLHAPALPATRHMIGAAEFARMRDGATFINTARGMLVDHEAMIGELQSGRISAILDVTAPEVLEAGSPLYTLPNVFLTPHVAGAAGLERLRLGEMAVSEIERFVSGRPLEHAIQPELLERSA, from the coding sequence CTGATGCGCCCACGCATAAGTTTCGCCATGGCCGCAGAAAAGACCCAGCATGTCTTCGATGAGCGGCTCTTCGACCGGCTCGCCAGGCACTGCGAGATCCTGTCCAGGACCCCGATGGAGGATTTCTCGACCGTGCAGGCCCGGGAGCTTCTGGCTGAGACCGATATCCTGATCACCGGTTGGGGTTCCCCCTACGTCGGAGAGGAGGTACTGCGACTTGCGCCTGGGTTGCGCCTGATCGCCCATGCGGCGGGAACGGTGAAATACACGATCGGCGAGGCGGTCTATGCCGCCGGCATCGCCGTCACCCATGCCGCGGCCGCCAACGCCGTACCGGTGGCCGAATACACGCTCGCCGCGATCATCTTCGCCAACAAGCGAGTGTTCGAACTCAGTGATATCTACCGCCACGATCGTGGCAGGACGGCGACCTGGGCGCTGATGAGCGAGCCGATCGGCAATTATCGCCGCACCGTCGGCCTGATCGGCGCCTCGCACATCGGCCGCAAGGTGGCCAAGCTGCTTGAAATGCTTGATGTGGATGTCCTGCTGCATGATCCCTATGTGACCGCCGAGGACCCGGTGGCGGCGAAGGCGCGGCTTGTCGATCTCGATACCCTGCTTCGGAAATCGGACACAATCTCGCTCCACGCGCCGGCCTTGCCTGCGACCCGGCACATGATCGGCGCCGCCGAGTTTGCCAGGATGCGGGATGGCGCCACCTTCATCAATACGGCGCGTGGCATGCTGGTGGATCATGAGGCAATGATCGGCGAACTGCAAAGCGGCCGGATCAGTGCCATCCTCGATGTTACTGCGCCTGAAGTGCTCGAGGCGGGATCACCTCTCTATACCCTGCCGAATGTGTTTCTGACCCCGCACGTGGCCGGTGCAGCCGGGCTCGAGCGACTGCGGCTGGGCGAGATGGCGGTGAGCGAGATCGAAAGGTTCGTATCCGGCCGCCCGCTGGAACATGCAATCCAACCCGAACTGCTGGAGCGGTCGGCATGA
- a CDS encoding ThuA domain-containing protein, whose translation MTKRKALVVYGGMELHTPREGAEVVRQVLEEHGFAVQVTDDYDALGADDVGSNALVVPVITDGVLEPEKMARLIAAVQAGTGLAGYHMGLATSFRASVPFRYAASCYWVSHPGNIISYQVDVTRPDHPIMEGIEPFEHTSEQYYLNYDPAVEVLATTTFSGEFHPWRRNVVMPVVFTTTHGEGRVFYSSLGHTADELEIPNLRLILTRGLLWAAGAL comes from the coding sequence ATGACGAAGCGAAAGGCGCTTGTGGTTTACGGAGGAATGGAACTGCACACGCCGAGGGAAGGCGCCGAGGTCGTCCGCCAGGTCCTGGAGGAGCATGGCTTTGCGGTTCAGGTGACCGATGATTACGACGCGCTCGGCGCCGATGATGTCGGCTCCAACGCCCTCGTGGTGCCGGTCATCACGGATGGCGTCCTCGAACCGGAAAAGATGGCGAGGCTGATTGCTGCGGTGCAGGCTGGCACCGGCCTTGCGGGGTATCACATGGGGCTTGCGACCAGTTTTCGGGCAAGCGTGCCCTTCCGCTATGCCGCGAGCTGCTACTGGGTTTCGCATCCCGGCAATATCATCTCCTATCAGGTCGACGTCACCCGTCCCGATCATCCGATCATGGAGGGGATCGAACCCTTCGAGCATACATCGGAACAATACTACCTGAACTACGATCCGGCCGTGGAGGTGCTGGCGACCACCACGTTTTCCGGAGAATTCCACCCCTGGCGCAGGAACGTCGTCATGCCGGTGGTGTTCACCACCACGCACGGCGAAGGCCGGGTGTTCTATTCCTCCCTCGGGCACACAGCCGACGAGCTTGAAATCCCCAATCTGCGCCTGATCCTGACCCGCGGCCTGCTCTGGGCGGCCGGGGCGCTTTGA
- a CDS encoding RES family NAD+ phosphorylase: MAELEGATSGRLQAQEGGLLDLDPKELVFGRAGHTCINAAFTYTRPGGNRFNDEERGAWYCAFEVETALTEVSFHISRELEAIARFENVTDYAELIADFIGVFHDLRDAQFTEDPSLSADPAIAYPAGQTLSRWLRKEKDSPGLIYPSVRSKGGTCIVAFHPSLVQNLRQGSIWRLEWQGSPEPEVSKL, translated from the coding sequence TTGGCGGAACTGGAGGGCGCAACGAGCGGCCGCCTCCAAGCCCAAGAAGGCGGGCTTCTGGACCTCGATCCGAAGGAACTCGTCTTTGGCCGCGCTGGCCACACCTGCATAAATGCAGCTTTCACCTATACGCGACCTGGTGGAAATCGCTTCAATGACGAGGAACGCGGCGCATGGTATTGCGCTTTCGAGGTCGAAACCGCCTTGACTGAGGTATCTTTTCATATCTCGAGAGAGCTTGAGGCGATCGCCCGGTTTGAGAATGTGACCGATTACGCGGAGCTGATCGCGGATTTCATTGGCGTATTTCACGATCTGCGCGACGCCCAGTTCACGGAAGACCCATCTTTGAGTGCTGACCCTGCAATTGCCTACCCGGCAGGCCAGACGCTTTCCAGATGGCTGCGAAAGGAAAAGGACAGCCCGGGGCTCATTTACCCCTCTGTCAGATCCAAGGGCGGCACATGCATCGTTGCCTTCCATCCGTCGCTTGTTCAAAACTTGCGACAAGGTTCCATCTGGCGGCTGGAGTGGCAAGGTTCGCCGGAACCGGAAGTTTCAAAACTGTAA